The DNA window CTGCAATAAGGCTGCCACTACCAGGAAAACTCTCGGTCAATGGAAGTTCCTCACTAGGTGGAAGCAAACCCTGCTTCTCAACCCACTGACGAGCTACATCAACCAGATTGCCACTGCTACCTCTTGTACCCTCTTTAGCAGCTATATCAGCTTTGTTACCAATAACAATATATGGGACAGGAAGTCCCCCGGGGCCTCCAGAGCTTAGAGGAGCCGAAAATGTCCCAGTTGTTGCAATCTCAGATGCCCACTGCTGCAAGCTTGTTTTTGTTCTCCTTTGGGAAAGATCGTGTACAAAAATAACACCTGCACAAAAAATTAATGGTGGAACCGTGAGAGAAAATTACAGGTCACAGAGTTTGCAGTAATTACAAAAGGCTATAATGGGAAGCTGAAGCATTACAAGACTTACAAACTAAGGTTTAGAAAATTCCCGTACCAACAATTATCATGAACTTAAGATATTTGCTCAAGAAAAGAGACTTAAGAACTCACCATTAATTTGTGAATAGAAAAGAGATCGGCAATCTTTGTATCGCTCGTGTCCCGACACGTCCCAAAGTTCAATGAAGAAATCTCTCTCAGCATCCCCTTTCAAGCTACTTGACGAGCTACCAGGGCTACCATATTTGGTATGCTGTGTAGAGATTGTAGTGGCTAATTGGTAAATGAACTCGAACAATAACTTTATTCAAGGCAACAAAAGGAGTACTAAATCTTACCTTCACACCAACTGTACACCCAATGGTTTGAGGAGGACAAGCAGTGGAAAAACCTTTGACAATCAGATGAACAAGAGAAGTTTTCCCCACACCTGACAAAAAAGACTAAGATTTCAAGCAAAAAATCGGCATCTAATAGAacattgaaaagaaaaacatattatatatttaagCATGAATAGTAAACAAATTAGAACATCAGATCAAGAGTCTGCATACTTATCAATAATGGCACAACACGGTGTCGGAAACTCTCGGGCAGTCGAAAACAAATTAATATAACATCCAAAGGAAATAGCATAGGAACATGAAAGCAGTGAATCATTTTAAAGGTTTGCTCTCCTAGTACAGAAAGCAATAAAACAGCCATCAACAAACTACTGAAGAACATCAAATAAGGCCACTCAATGTGTAATCTTAGATCAAATATTGAGGGTGGGATAATGTATGGGTAGAGATCTTGATGTGCATACAAAAGCATTTGTTACttcaattataataattttatagcaTACAAACTCAGCAGACACCCTAAACAGCTACTCTGTATAGAAAAACATAAAGCAACAAGCAGAAAATTTTGCAAAGGCAAACACAGTATATGAACACAAAAATTCACTGATTAATAAAAAGAAGTAAAATTCGATACCTGAATCACCAACAACAAGAACTCTGACTTGCCCACAAGGAGGTCCTCCATTAAACTCTTTGAATTCCCTTTCACGTTCCCTCCgaaacatttttttttctgttttttttttctgttacaaccgaaaaagaaaaaacctaGCCCAACTCAACTCTAGAAGCGATGGCAACACTAATAAAATCCCATAAAAAAAGGCACAAATTCAAAGGAGAGGAACAATTTCTTGAAATGGGTGCCCAATATTTCGAACTAACATCCATCTCAGACCAAAATCCACCCAAGATCTACACCCGAATCCAGGATCACGAAACTCATCATTCTGAATCAAATTGGATCCAACAAAATAGACCTTCTTTGAATGGGTATATTTTAAATCGAGAGACAATAAGTGgatttctctttaaatttcaGTTTAGAGCTTCCAAATCTCAGTTGATTAAACTGGGGTTTAAAactatattttctaaaatataaatCGTTGATTTTAGTGGGTTTATAGGATGGTTAGAAAGATAAAACAAAAGTAATTAGCTAAAGTAGGGATCCAGAATTGATTTTCGGAGGGATTGATTTTAACTTCTATTTCATGTGTTTGATACGGATCGATTAAACAGAGAAACTTGAAGCAGGAACGTTCAATTCACGCGCTAGAATGCGCTTCGTATTTAAGAGATATGtcgatttctctttttctttttttctcgtattaaaatttgttaattattatgaattttattgattcttctatttagtttttttttaacaaaatagaaCTAACCGATATTTATTAACATAACTCAATTAACATTGTTATCAATATAGAAAGATGTAGATTCGATTacgttaaaatataatattattctatTTAAAGGTTGGAGAGGAACCatgaataattctaaatattttataaaaaaatatgataataacatataatgaaattatgtttaaaaaaacaataaaattaatgatCAAATCAATCaaactattaatttttaattgtacTCCAAACTAGAATAAAAGCGCTTGCTTCATTAAAATTTTCGATTAGTATTTGAATAACTACTAAATTGTCGCATTTTATAACAACCTTCCAATAGCAATAATTGGGGGTGTTCAAATGGTTAATTAAACTAAACTAGTATTAactgaattaattaatttttttaatcttttaacagttaacttaattgaaaatttttcaaaaaaatttaaccaaactggaatatttcgattaatttagtcggttaaccgaattaaccgaaatttatccctttttttgttaaaaaagtagtaaaacatatcaaaaaataACTTTATAATGTTCATTTGATCGGATTAATTAAATTAACGGAACTAGTAATAgtctaatacatataatatataatatgatttattaagttcggttaatttggttaattacctgatttcaaactaaattaaccattaaccaaaattccaaaaaaatcTTTAACCGACCTCCAATCTAATTAGATCGATTAATTCagttttaatcaaaatttgaacaCCTCTACCAGCAATTCCAAGCTAAAAGTTAAACCACTGAAAGTACCTCAAAGCTCCGCTTGTATCATTATGCATATACGAGCACTCCTATTGCATCCCTACACACATCTGCCCTTACAATCTCCTAAAATTCATCATACTCACGCCATCGTGGTACTTATATTCATTTTCCTATTTGTGTTAAGTTTGGCCCTGTTTTCATTGGATGGTTGCTCCATCAACATCGTTACACAATGATCattttactttttgatttaatatataaagattaatttgtctatttttttagtGAATAGGACAAAATGCAACTCGACTCCTAATATAGGGCCCTCCgtaatatttttacttaatccTACTCTTTTTTAATTCCACTTcactaacataaaaaaattttaaaaagtcaaatCATCATCTTAACAACAagatagatgaaatttttaatataatgactaatttacatttttttcttatcatataatgattaaattaccatttttacTATAAATGATGAAATACAATCCGACTTTTAATACAAAA is part of the Gossypium hirsutum isolate 1008001.06 chromosome D11, Gossypium_hirsutum_v2.1, whole genome shotgun sequence genome and encodes:
- the LOC107911655 gene encoding small GTPase LIP1 — protein: MFRREREREFKEFNGGPPCGQVRVLVVGDSGVGKTSLVHLIVKGFSTACPPQTIGCTVGVKHTKYGSPGSSSSSLKGDAERDFFIELWDVSGHERYKDCRSLFYSQINGVIFVHDLSQRRTKTSLQQWASEIATTGTFSAPLSSGGPGGLPVPYIVIGNKADIAAKEGTRGSSGNLVDVARQWVEKQGLLPPSEELPLTESFPGSGSLIAAAKEARYDKEGLMKFFRMLIKRRYFSDDLSTPNTWSISPALRTSQCLDENSDDDHQLYRRTSLSGDPYKYNMLPPLPAQRNLTPPPTLYPQQPVSVTESYSIPRFSFTGSQEINSSTRSKRADINV